A stretch of Elusimicrobiota bacterium DNA encodes these proteins:
- a CDS encoding PIN domain-containing protein, with protein sequence MYCIDASVIVNSFFPKESNYQFSSKLIKTIRISQTAVYLPEIILPEISSAIARGTNDSELAIEFVEQILAIPTFNFIPVERDISFLAAEIASKYRLWPGEDNHE encoded by the coding sequence ATGTATTGTATTGATGCCAGTGTAATCGTTAATTCATTTTTCCCAAAAGAATCAAATTATCAATTTAGTTCTAAATTGATAAAAACAATCCGGATTTCGCAAACCGCTGTTTACCTTCCAGAGATAATTTTACCAGAAATAAGTTCAGCAATAGCCCGCGGTACAAATGATTCTGAGTTGGCAATTGAATTTGTTGAACAGATTCTCGCCATACCCACATTCAATTTTATTCCAGTTGAAAGAGATATTTCTTTTCTTGCAGCAGAGATAGCATCAAAATACAGGTTATGGCCAGGAGAGGATAATCATGAATGA